The genomic region AGCGAAAGATGGACAGGTCTAAATTTCCCTCTTGCAACTGTAAAACAAAGGGGTGATGAAAGGAAGTCTGCCAAGCTTCCTTGGATAATTCCATCGCAATATCTGTAAATTCCATAATAACTCCTTTATAAAAATAGACTGGTTTGAAGCAATAAAAAGAAAAGCAGGTAGATGAATAGTGTCCTTTGAGGAATATAAAAAGTCCGATAGCGATTCTCCGCCTGTGCATGTTCGTCATATCCATGCGCCGATAGGGCTCTCAGGTAAAGATGGCGCCACCTAAAGACTGTCATCAGAACCTTGCTGTAAATCAAGGGCGACCAAAAATGTAGTTCTTGACCGCGTAATAAGCAAGCTTCCTTGAGGGACTTGATTTCTTGCTGGATAAGGGGGAAGGAATTGAATACCACAATCAAGGCATAGGCCCAAGAGCGTGATAACCCCTTTTGAGCCAAGTACAAGAGAAGCTCTTTTAGGGAAATAGAGGAAACAAAGACAAGACCAATACAAACGGTCACAAAGGCCCTCGTTCCAAGCATGACTGCCTGCGAAGCATCCCCATGTAACTGAACTGCCCAGTAGTTGGCCAAGGATGGCAAAATGGCGAGCAGAATCATCCAAGCCAATACTTTAAATCGCCGGTAATAGAGCATAAAGAGAATGCAAAATGCGACTACCGAGAGATTAAGAGCAATCGAAGGAATGAAAGATGTTTCCAAGGATAAAATCAGCAAGAAGAG from Streptococcus mitis NCTC 12261 harbors:
- a CDS encoding energy-coupling factor transporter transmembrane component T, which codes for MVKVATQTPIISLFLLILSLETSFIPSIALNLSVVAFCILFMLYYRRFKVLAWMILLAILPSLANYWAVQLHGDASQAVMLGTRAFVTVCIGLVFVSSISLKELLLYLAQKGLSRSWAYALIVVFNSFPLIQQEIKSLKEACLLRGQELHFWSPLIYSKVLMTVFRWRHLYLRALSAHGYDEHAQAENRYRTFYIPQRTLFIYLLFFLLLQTSLFL